The following coding sequences lie in one Rutidosis leptorrhynchoides isolate AG116_Rl617_1_P2 chromosome 4, CSIRO_AGI_Rlap_v1, whole genome shotgun sequence genomic window:
- the LOC139841660 gene encoding secreted RxLR effector protein 161-like has translation MSHGTILSNSQSPSTNDELRRMNGTPYASAIGSIMYPMLCTRPDVSYALSMTSRYQQISGESHWMAVKNILKYLRRTKDMFLIYGGVEEDLTVKCYTDASFQTDRDDSRSQSGYVFILNEGAITWKSSKQKVVAQSTTEAEYIAASEAAQEAAWMKKFIADLGVMPSIEDPIEIFCDNNGAIAQAKEPRSHHSTKHILRRFHYIQHIVGDGDVCIRKVHTTFMQHLY, from the coding sequence ATGTCACATGGTACAATATTGAGCAATTCTCAAAGTCCTAGCACAAATGATGAGCTTAGACGAATGAATGGAACTCCATATGCTTCTGCAATTGGATCCATTATGTATCCCATGTTATGCACAAGACCAGATGTATCGTATGCTTTGAGCATGACGAGTAGATACCAACAAATTTCGGGTGAAAGCCACTGGATGGCTGTCAAGAACATCCTAAAGTACTTGAGaaggactaaagatatgttcttgatttatGGTGGTGTGGAAGAAGATCTTACTGTAAAGTGCTACACAGATGCTAGCTTCCAAACTGATAGAGATGATTCACGATCACAATCTGGATATGTCTTTATCTTGAATGAAGGAGCTATAACTTGGAAAAGTTCTAAACAGAAAGTAGTTGCACAATCTACTAcagaagctgaatacattgctgcatcAGAGGCAGCACAAGAGGCTGCGTGGATGAAAAAGTTCATTGCTGATTTAGGGGTGATGCCAAGCATAGAAGACCCCATAGAAatattttgcgacaacaatggtgCTATTGCTCAAGCAAAAGAACCTAGATCGCATCACAGCACCAAACATATCCTTAGGAGATTCCACTATATACAACACATAGTGGGAGACGGAGATgtttgtattcgcaaagttcacacaacaTTTATGCAACATTTATATTAA